A region from the Eulemur rufifrons isolate Redbay chromosome 21, OSU_ERuf_1, whole genome shotgun sequence genome encodes:
- the LOC138401933 gene encoding putative uncharacterized protein encoded by MAPKAPK5-AS1, with amino-acid sequence MAFSMSLSSDMLRGAPKTGSGKGCAAARSLRCRGSEGLGARISGPRGDWQQPPLGTAGDEGSGAGSASAGGSRRAAAAAAAAEAAAPEDKPLCWAPRGRLPASSPAGEESSRGRARRGGPRLGRLCRGLAGPPLRPELARS; translated from the coding sequence ATGGCTTTCTCCATGTCGCTCTCCTCGGACATGCTCCGCGGTGCCCCCAAAACCGGTAGCGGCAAAGGCTGCGCAGCTGCCCGGTCCCTCCGCTGCCGAGGGAGCGAAGGGCTCGGAGCTAGGATCTCTGGGCCTCGGGGGGACTGGCAGCAGCCTCCCCTGGGGACCGCCGGGGACGAGGGCTCTGGCGCCGGCTCCGCTTCGGCGGGCGGCTCTAGGcgggcggcagcagcagcagcagcagcggagGCGGCGGCCCCTGAGGACAAGCCTTTGTGCTGGGCCCCGCGCGGCCGCCTCCCAGCCTCATCCCCGGCCGGGGAGGAAAGCTCCCGGGGCAGGGCCAGGCGGGGAGGGCCCCGGCTCGGCAGGCTGTGCAGGGGCCTTGCAGGGCCGCCGCTTAGGCCCGAGCTCGCCAGGTCCTAA